GCTTGGGACAAGGACAGCGGGGACATTTTTCCTGTCAAAACAGAGTTGAAGTTAGCAATGATTATGTTGGTTTTGGAGGACCAGAAAAAACCAATTTCAAGTCGAGAAGGTATGAAACGTTGTGTAGAAACATCTACCAATTTTGCGGAATGGATTGCTCGCTCAGAAGTTGATTACCAACAGATGCTCCAGTATTTGAGGGAAAATGATTTTGCAAAAGTAGGAGCATTAACGGAGGAAAATGCTCTGGCTATGCATGGGACGACCGAGACAGCTACTCCTGTCTTTTCGTATCTGACAGAGGCTAGCTACCAAGCCATGGATTTTGTAAGAGAGTTACGAGAGAATGGCCATGCTTGCTATTTCACGATGGATGCGGGGCCAAACGTCAAGGTTCTTTGCTTGGAGGAAGATTTGGCAGAATTGGTGCCAATCTTTGAGAAACATTATCGGGTGATTGTTTCCAAAACAAAGGATTTGAGCCATGAAGCATAAGGTAAAAAGTGGAGGGAAACTCTATCTAGCAGGGGAATACGCTATTTTGACAGCAGGGCAGTCTGCTTTGATAAAACAGATTCCTGTCTATATGCAGGCAGAGATAGAGCCGAGTTCTCGCTATCATTTAGAATCGGATATGTTTGACTATGCAGTAGATTTAACCCCAGATTCTGGCTATGCCTTGATTCAGGATGCGGTGGCAATGATGGAAACTTATCTGGTGAGCCAAGGATTGGCACCTAGACCTTTTTCCCTAGTCATTACTGGAAAGATGGAAAAAGAAGACAAGAAATTTGGTCTAGGTTCGAGCGGTAGTGTGGTTGTTTTGACAGTGCGGGCCGTGGCTGCTCTCTATGGCTTGACATTGAGCCCAGATCTCGTTTTTCGCTTGGCAGCAGCCATTCTTCTAAAGCATGGTGATAATGGCTCTATGGGAGATGTTGCCTGTATTGCTTATGATGATTTGGTAGTATATACCTCTTTTGATCGTGCAAGAGTGGCACAAGCACTTGCAGAAAAGCCCTTGGAAGTTGTACTGAAAGAAAACTGGGGCTATACCATTCAAGTGTTGAAGCCTGCTGTATCTTGTGATTTTCTAGTGGGTTGGACCAAGCAACCATCTCTTTCTCGCCTCATGATTCAAGAAGTTCAGGCAGCAATCACAGAAGAATTTCTGGAAGCGACGAATCAAGAGGTGAAAACATTGGCTCAGGCTATGTCCGATGGGGATAAGAAGCAAGTTGTGAGCAGTTTA
The window above is part of the Streptococcus himalayensis genome. Proteins encoded here:
- the mvaD gene encoding diphosphomevalonate decarboxylase; this translates as MDREPITVRSYANIAIIKYWGKADVTRVVPATSSISLTLENMYTDTRLSALPSTATADEFYINGELQSPAEHEKIQAVVDRYRPKGAGFVRVDTVNNMPTAAGLSSSSSGLSALIKACNEFFNLALTTKELAQEAKLASGSSSRSFYGPLAAWDKDSGDIFPVKTELKLAMIMLVLEDQKKPISSREGMKRCVETSTNFAEWIARSEVDYQQMLQYLRENDFAKVGALTEENALAMHGTTETATPVFSYLTEASYQAMDFVRELRENGHACYFTMDAGPNVKVLCLEEDLAELVPIFEKHYRVIVSKTKDLSHEA
- a CDS encoding phosphomevalonate kinase; this translates as MKHKVKSGGKLYLAGEYAILTAGQSALIKQIPVYMQAEIEPSSRYHLESDMFDYAVDLTPDSGYALIQDAVAMMETYLVSQGLAPRPFSLVITGKMEKEDKKFGLGSSGSVVVLTVRAVAALYGLTLSPDLVFRLAAAILLKHGDNGSMGDVACIAYDDLVVYTSFDRARVAQALAEKPLEVVLKENWGYTIQVLKPAVSCDFLVGWTKQPSLSRLMIQEVQAAITEEFLEATNQEVKTLAQAMSDGDKKQVVSSLARASQLLEDLSPKIYPPMLRRLKESATGLDAVAKSSGAGGGDCGIALSFSLESSLELKKRWQKQGIEVLYEEKMGPNE